The following are from one region of the Mycolicibacterium helvum genome:
- a CDS encoding SHOCT domain-containing protein — protein sequence MWRTIAILSALWYALIVVPALIGTRMLDHVGSAAASGRVLGVWLVGYVAQFVVFLMISRRSPRPVLPGWFIASMVPWAADWTAPLSLWWLVLWTVLIAGYATLLVVRVAEVDRLRRDGVRGTGVVLEVIRPVFNVVVNKDAGRRVLRLSIERSDGAASYEARLTGTFTLGEVPESEDRVAVRIDPDRPDHIELIEDEPILRAAPQPTDLEPEVADRLRTLKTMRDRGDLTDAEFATARKRLLEPDSTTE from the coding sequence ATGTGGCGGACGATCGCGATCCTCTCGGCGCTGTGGTACGCACTGATCGTGGTGCCGGCCCTGATTGGTACCCGGATGCTCGACCACGTCGGTTCGGCGGCGGCCAGCGGCCGGGTGCTCGGTGTCTGGCTGGTCGGGTACGTCGCGCAGTTCGTTGTCTTCCTGATGATTTCGCGCCGATCACCGCGCCCCGTACTGCCCGGATGGTTCATTGCGTCAATGGTTCCGTGGGCCGCCGACTGGACGGCGCCGCTGTCCCTGTGGTGGCTGGTGTTGTGGACCGTACTTATCGCCGGATACGCGACCTTGCTGGTCGTCCGGGTCGCAGAAGTGGATCGGCTACGCCGCGACGGCGTGCGGGGGACCGGTGTTGTCCTCGAGGTGATCCGGCCGGTCTTCAACGTCGTGGTCAACAAGGATGCCGGCCGCCGTGTGCTGCGCCTGAGCATCGAACGATCCGACGGCGCAGCGTCTTACGAGGCCCGCCTGACCGGGACGTTCACCCTCGGCGAGGTGCCCGAGTCCGAGGACCGGGTGGCGGTGCGCATCGACCCGGATCGGCCAGACCATATCGAGCTGATCGAAGACGAGCCGATCCTGCGGGCCGCCCCACAACCCACTGATCTCGAGCCCGAAGTCGCTGACCGGTTGCGCACGCTGAAAACCATGCGAGACCGGGGCGACCTCACCGACGCCGAATTCGCCACCGCCCGAAAGAGACTCCTCGAACCGGACTCAACGACC
- a CDS encoding PEP-utilizing enzyme, translated as MRILLTEVAGELGRALAQSLLAAGHDVYAIAERAHRDLDPGVDFVCAALTHPVLYRLAEIADVIVHLPAAGGTTGSADVARICDAAARGGARMIFPSLSLLAPDTWQQAEDLVSSGWAPNLVVRIAAPLGRQADALVCRSVAALLNTDVPGPLHVLHIDDLIRFLVIAVDSDRTGVVDLATVDTTTAASARRILGGIDPRPKVRGVQGWPQLCPPLDLAGVGRNWKFECGWGATEAVTDTVRGLQGRKMGPDGAVAAAGRIPMPVAGLPRSGGNEVRSAAIGDAGGEFDDRIDPRFPLFVASPLRETTAGPLTPMSLDLHLAGLRVAGRTLAQLLDLRDPVAAEWESRLVAVFGHRIYLGASALAAAEPRLPTRASALSQRLRAPADRPAPGPGLLASITAAMSTTRLISSARMYGRHLHAYRAAADTERCDAAKLTLLGDAQLEARVRLLRSRIHEGWVLAALALLFAEVAPAQLDAAGETVSLRAEIDSLARVLRAHPYAQIALEAGDLATTRTAAPMVATAFDSALAHLGHRGPGSAELAASVLSDRPDAVIAAALRVPSPAAREDEPTLPGPQACRALAYDTTMRFTHQMRLTVRELGRRLVAEDKHTAPGDVFYLTVEEALGPPADSRLRIKGRITERERLQGVRLPAVIDTTWTPLAVPVAARVADELHGSGLFPGVVEGTVRVIDSAADARLQAGEIAVVTTADIDSVPLLGTPAAVLTDGGATLADAARAATELRVPFVAGIADGATRLCSGMRVRVDGSSGLITVLAPACHVVGA; from the coding sequence ATGCGGATTTTGCTCACTGAGGTCGCCGGAGAGCTGGGTCGCGCACTCGCCCAGAGCTTGCTGGCAGCCGGTCATGACGTCTACGCCATCGCCGAACGAGCCCATCGTGACCTCGATCCCGGAGTCGATTTCGTCTGCGCCGCGCTGACCCACCCGGTCCTGTACCGACTGGCGGAGATCGCAGACGTCATCGTTCACCTCCCAGCCGCCGGCGGCACCACCGGCTCAGCTGACGTCGCCCGGATCTGCGATGCCGCTGCCCGCGGCGGTGCCCGCATGATCTTCCCCTCGCTGTCCCTGCTCGCACCCGACACCTGGCAGCAGGCCGAAGACCTCGTCAGCTCCGGCTGGGCGCCAAACCTGGTGGTACGCATCGCCGCACCGCTGGGTCGCCAGGCCGACGCGCTGGTCTGCCGATCGGTGGCCGCGCTACTGAACACCGACGTCCCGGGGCCGCTGCATGTGCTGCACATCGACGATCTGATCCGGTTTTTGGTTATCGCCGTGGATAGCGACCGCACCGGCGTGGTGGATCTCGCCACCGTCGACACCACCACCGCGGCGTCGGCGCGTCGGATTCTCGGCGGCATTGACCCGCGACCGAAAGTGCGCGGTGTGCAGGGCTGGCCCCAGCTGTGCCCGCCGCTGGATCTGGCCGGCGTCGGCCGCAACTGGAAATTCGAATGCGGCTGGGGCGCAACCGAGGCCGTCACCGATACCGTGCGCGGCCTACAGGGCCGCAAGATGGGTCCGGACGGTGCGGTTGCGGCCGCCGGCCGGATCCCGATGCCCGTCGCGGGTCTTCCGCGCTCAGGCGGCAACGAAGTGCGAAGCGCAGCAATCGGGGATGCCGGCGGCGAATTCGACGATCGCATCGACCCACGCTTCCCGCTGTTCGTCGCCAGTCCGCTGCGCGAGACCACCGCCGGACCGCTCACCCCGATGTCGCTGGATCTGCATCTGGCCGGCTTGCGGGTCGCCGGGCGGACCCTGGCCCAGCTGCTGGATCTGCGCGACCCGGTGGCCGCCGAGTGGGAGAGCCGACTGGTCGCGGTGTTCGGCCATCGGATCTATCTCGGTGCGTCGGCCCTCGCCGCGGCCGAACCTCGTCTGCCCACCCGCGCCTCCGCGTTGTCGCAGCGGCTGCGCGCCCCCGCTGACCGGCCGGCGCCAGGGCCGGGGCTGCTCGCATCGATCACCGCAGCCATGTCGACGACCCGCCTGATCTCCTCAGCACGCATGTACGGTCGTCATCTGCACGCCTACCGCGCGGCCGCGGATACCGAGCGGTGCGACGCCGCCAAGCTCACGTTGCTGGGTGACGCTCAGCTCGAGGCACGAGTGCGACTGCTGCGCAGCAGGATTCATGAAGGATGGGTGCTCGCGGCACTTGCGCTGTTGTTCGCTGAGGTGGCGCCGGCACAGCTGGACGCCGCGGGCGAGACGGTGAGTCTGCGCGCCGAGATCGACTCGTTGGCGCGGGTGTTGCGCGCACACCCCTATGCACAGATCGCACTGGAAGCCGGCGACCTGGCGACCACCCGCACCGCCGCGCCCATGGTCGCAACTGCATTCGACTCCGCCCTCGCCCACCTGGGGCATCGCGGCCCTGGTTCTGCCGAGCTGGCGGCCTCGGTGCTGTCCGACCGGCCCGACGCGGTGATCGCGGCCGCGCTGCGGGTGCCGAGTCCGGCGGCGCGCGAGGACGAGCCGACACTGCCCGGCCCGCAGGCATGCCGGGCGCTGGCGTATGACACCACGATGCGATTCACCCACCAAATGCGGCTTACGGTAAGAGAATTGGGCCGCCGGCTGGTTGCCGAGGACAAGCACACGGCGCCCGGCGACGTCTTCTACCTGACCGTCGAGGAAGCTCTCGGCCCGCCGGCCGACAGCCGACTGCGCATCAAGGGCCGCATCACCGAGCGGGAGCGGCTGCAGGGCGTGCGGTTGCCCGCGGTGATCGACACCACGTGGACGCCTCTCGCGGTGCCCGTTGCGGCGCGGGTTGCCGACGAGCTGCACGGATCTGGCCTCTTTCCCGGTGTCGTGGAGGGCACCGTCCGGGTGATCGACTCGGCTGCCGATGCCCGCCTGCAGGCCGGCGAGATCGCCGTCGTCACCACCGCCGACATCGATTCCGTCCCGCTGCTCGGCACACCGGCCGCGGTACTCACCGACGGCGGAGCCACGCTGGCCGACGCGGCGCGAGCAGCGACCGAACTCCGGGTGCCCTTCGTGGCCGGTATTGCCGATGGTGCCACGCGGCTGTGCTCGGGCATGCGCGTCCGCGTCGACGGTTCGTCCGGGCTGATCACCGTGCTCGCCCCGGCCTGCCACGTCGTGGGGGCGTGA
- a CDS encoding acetyl-CoA acetyltransferase has translation MDPRTPVLVGAGQVNQRDDADIEPVDLMVAAAREAADPRVLRAVDAIRVVNLLSWRYRDPGLLLGQRIGAPEAATRYTGVGGNTPQSLVNQACLDIQNGRADVVLLAGGETWRTRMRLRAKGIKPDWTQQDDTVPVPPGGEDVPMSGPAEDRIGLDRPSFVYPLFEQALRIANGETVQEHQHRIAALWARFSEVAAGNPHAWSRQARTAEQIGQASPDNRMISWPYPKLMNSNNMVNQAAVVILCSAEKATYLQIPRDQWVFPYAGTDSHDTYAVAERHELHRSPAIRIGGSRALELAGVGVDDLDHIDVYSCFPSAVQVAARELGLPTDDPQRLLTVTGGLTFAGGPWNNYVMHSIATMTDLLRANPAARGLITANGGYLTKHSFGVYSATPPPAAFRWEDVQAEVDRKPTRRALVEWDGEGTVESWTTPFDRDGQPQKAFLTVRTSDDARVMALVEDPEAAAVTVREDIAGAKVRVHADGRASLV, from the coding sequence ATGGATCCTCGGACGCCGGTACTCGTCGGGGCTGGACAGGTCAACCAACGCGACGACGCCGACATCGAACCCGTCGACCTGATGGTCGCGGCCGCACGGGAGGCGGCCGATCCGCGGGTGTTGCGGGCCGTCGATGCGATCCGGGTGGTCAACCTGCTGTCGTGGCGCTACCGCGATCCCGGGCTGCTGTTGGGCCAGCGGATCGGGGCGCCCGAGGCGGCCACTCGCTACACCGGGGTCGGCGGCAACACGCCGCAATCGCTGGTCAATCAAGCCTGCCTGGACATTCAGAACGGCCGCGCCGATGTCGTCCTGCTCGCCGGCGGGGAAACCTGGCGGACTCGGATGCGCCTGCGCGCCAAAGGGATCAAGCCGGACTGGACCCAACAGGACGATACGGTGCCAGTGCCGCCCGGTGGGGAGGACGTTCCGATGTCGGGCCCCGCAGAGGACCGCATCGGGCTGGACCGGCCCTCGTTCGTCTATCCACTGTTCGAGCAGGCGCTGCGGATCGCCAACGGCGAGACCGTCCAGGAGCACCAGCACCGCATCGCGGCGCTGTGGGCACGGTTCAGCGAGGTGGCGGCGGGCAACCCGCACGCGTGGAGCCGCCAGGCGCGTACTGCCGAGCAGATCGGGCAGGCCAGCCCGGACAACCGCATGATCAGCTGGCCCTACCCGAAGTTGATGAACTCCAACAACATGGTCAACCAGGCCGCTGTGGTGATCCTCTGTTCGGCGGAGAAGGCCACCTATCTGCAGATCCCACGCGATCAGTGGGTCTTCCCCTACGCGGGCACCGACTCGCATGACACCTACGCCGTGGCCGAACGCCACGAGTTGCATCGCTCCCCGGCGATCCGGATCGGCGGCAGTCGCGCCCTCGAACTGGCCGGTGTCGGCGTCGACGACCTCGACCATATCGACGTCTATTCGTGCTTCCCGTCGGCGGTACAGGTGGCCGCCCGCGAACTCGGACTGCCCACCGACGACCCGCAGCGGCTGTTGACGGTCACCGGCGGGCTCACCTTCGCCGGCGGACCGTGGAACAACTACGTCATGCACTCGATCGCCACCATGACCGATCTGCTGCGTGCCAACCCCGCTGCCCGCGGCCTGATCACCGCCAACGGCGGCTACCTCACCAAGCACAGCTTCGGCGTCTACAGCGCCACCCCGCCGCCCGCGGCCTTCCGCTGGGAGGACGTCCAGGCCGAGGTCGACCGTAAGCCCACCCGCCGGGCACTCGTCGAGTGGGACGGCGAGGGCACGGTGGAGTCCTGGACCACGCCGTTCGACCGTGACGGGCAGCCGCAAAAGGCCTTCCTCACGGTGCGGACCAGCGACGACGCCAGGGTGATGGCCCTTGTCGAGGACCCCGAGGCGGCAGCGGTGACCGTGCGCGAAGACATCGCGGGCGCCAAGGTGCGGGTGCATGCCGACGGCAGGGCCAGCCTGGTCTGA
- a CDS encoding alpha/beta fold hydrolase, whose product MTVVLVHGNPETDAIWGPLVAALQRDDVVRLSPPGFGAPLPADFPMTYLAYRDWLEAELERFDTPVDLVGHDWGGGHVINLVMHRPELVRSWASDVLGILHPDYVWHDMAQVWQTPDAGEELVEAMIGGSVEDRVPQLTMLGIPEDVATELAVAQGPEMGRAILALYRSASQPAMAEAGLSLGNAAARPGLSLLATEDTYVGSDDLRRQAAARAGARTEVLDGLGHWWMLQDPARGAQALTDFWTSLS is encoded by the coding sequence ATGACGGTGGTTCTGGTGCATGGCAATCCGGAGACCGACGCGATCTGGGGTCCGCTGGTCGCCGCACTCCAACGCGACGACGTGGTGCGGCTGTCCCCACCGGGATTCGGGGCTCCGCTGCCCGCGGATTTCCCAATGACATACCTGGCGTACCGGGATTGGCTGGAAGCCGAGCTGGAACGTTTCGACACCCCCGTCGACCTGGTCGGCCATGACTGGGGCGGCGGTCACGTGATCAACCTCGTGATGCACCGTCCAGAACTGGTGCGCAGCTGGGCCAGCGATGTGCTCGGCATTCTGCACCCCGACTACGTCTGGCATGACATGGCACAGGTGTGGCAGACCCCGGACGCCGGCGAAGAACTGGTCGAGGCGATGATCGGCGGCTCGGTCGAAGACCGCGTTCCCCAGCTCACGATGCTCGGGATTCCCGAGGACGTCGCCACCGAATTGGCCGTCGCGCAGGGCCCGGAGATGGGCCGGGCGATCCTGGCGCTGTACCGCTCGGCCAGCCAACCGGCGATGGCCGAGGCGGGGCTCTCGCTCGGCAACGCCGCGGCGCGTCCGGGATTGTCGCTACTGGCGACCGAAGACACCTACGTCGGCAGCGACGACCTGCGGCGACAGGCCGCCGCGCGGGCGGGTGCCCGCACCGAGGTGCTCGACGGCCTCGGGCACTGGTGGATGCTTCAGGATCCCGCGCGAGGCGCGCAAGCACTCACCGACTTCTGGACGTCACTGAGCTGA
- a CDS encoding arylsulfatase has product MAEEFRGVIKLDIRDSVPDWTPYQLKKAPEDAPNVLIVLYDDTGQAAWSPYGGRINMPTLDRLADNGVTYTQWHTTALCSPTRSTFLTGRNHHVNRCASITEGSMGFPGAAGRLPAECATIGQVLQDNGYATMWLGKNHNVPVEDLSAGGSRSEWPLSKGFDRFYGFLGGETNQWYPDLVEDSHFIEPPYAPEDGYHLSKDLADQALRMLRDIRSASPSKPWFMWFCPGANHAPHHAPQEYIDKYKGVFDDGYEAYREWVLARMIERGVLPEGTELTPLNPMPADVANEADYVRPWAELNDDEKRLFCRMAEVFAGFSEYTDVQVGRIVDYLEKTGQLDNTLILYCADNGASGEGTPNGSVNENKFFNGYPDSLEENMSYFDELGGPETYNHYPTGWAVAFSTPFQMFKRYAQYAGGTCDPLVVHWPKGIKAKGEMRHQYHHCTDIVPTILEAVGLEMPTVYRGVEQYPLNGVSMRYSFDDAHAPTTKKRQYFSMLGTRGIWQDGWKAAALHAPISGKGHFDADRWELYHVDSDRAEARNIADRYPEKLQELIDAWFDEAETNFVLPLDDRPAIEQISDVRPQGEPPRSRYIYFPDTSPVPESTAVNIRGRSYKILADVEVTPQSQGVIFAHGSRFGGHTLFIKDHKLHYVYNFLGIKPEQSFVSPELDTGQLTLGVEFVRDGAGEHGESLGTARLYVGQQVVAEGPMRAQIGPFTLCGDGLCVGYDSADPVSRAYPPGFPFTGGRILGVGVDVSGDQYLDLEREAAAAFARD; this is encoded by the coding sequence ATGGCCGAAGAATTCCGCGGAGTCATCAAGCTCGACATCAGGGATTCGGTCCCCGACTGGACGCCCTATCAGCTCAAGAAGGCACCTGAGGACGCGCCCAACGTCCTGATCGTCCTCTACGACGACACCGGCCAGGCGGCCTGGTCGCCCTATGGCGGCCGGATCAACATGCCCACCCTGGACCGGCTGGCCGACAACGGCGTCACCTACACCCAGTGGCATACCACCGCGCTGTGCTCCCCCACCCGCTCCACCTTTCTCACCGGACGCAACCACCACGTGAACCGCTGCGCCTCGATCACCGAGGGTTCGATGGGCTTTCCCGGCGCAGCCGGCCGGCTGCCGGCCGAGTGCGCCACCATCGGACAGGTCCTGCAGGACAACGGATACGCCACGATGTGGCTGGGCAAGAACCACAACGTCCCGGTGGAGGACCTGTCGGCAGGCGGCAGCCGTTCGGAGTGGCCGCTGTCCAAGGGTTTCGACCGTTTCTACGGTTTCCTGGGCGGCGAGACCAACCAGTGGTATCCGGACCTCGTCGAGGACAGCCACTTCATCGAACCGCCCTACGCGCCGGAGGACGGGTACCACCTCTCCAAGGATCTCGCCGACCAGGCATTGCGGATGCTGCGCGACATCCGCTCGGCCAGCCCGTCCAAGCCGTGGTTCATGTGGTTCTGCCCCGGCGCCAACCACGCGCCCCACCACGCCCCGCAGGAGTACATCGACAAGTACAAGGGCGTCTTCGACGACGGCTACGAGGCCTACCGGGAGTGGGTGCTGGCCCGGATGATCGAACGCGGAGTGCTTCCCGAAGGCACCGAGCTGACGCCGCTGAACCCGATGCCCGCCGACGTGGCAAACGAGGCCGACTATGTGCGGCCATGGGCCGAGCTCAACGACGACGAGAAGCGGCTGTTCTGCCGGATGGCAGAGGTGTTCGCCGGGTTCTCGGAGTACACCGACGTCCAGGTCGGCCGCATCGTCGACTACCTGGAGAAGACCGGCCAGCTGGACAACACGCTGATCCTGTACTGCGCCGACAACGGCGCGTCCGGTGAGGGCACCCCCAACGGGTCGGTCAACGAGAACAAGTTCTTCAACGGCTATCCCGACAGCCTCGAAGAGAACATGTCCTACTTTGACGAGCTGGGCGGCCCGGAGACCTACAACCACTACCCGACCGGCTGGGCGGTGGCGTTCTCCACGCCGTTCCAGATGTTCAAGCGGTATGCGCAGTACGCCGGCGGCACATGTGACCCGCTGGTCGTGCACTGGCCCAAGGGCATCAAGGCCAAGGGCGAGATGCGGCACCAGTACCACCACTGCACCGACATCGTGCCAACGATCCTCGAAGCCGTCGGCCTGGAGATGCCCACGGTGTATCGCGGGGTCGAGCAGTACCCGCTCAACGGGGTGTCGATGCGCTACAGCTTCGACGACGCCCATGCGCCGACCACCAAGAAACGGCAGTACTTCTCGATGCTCGGCACCCGCGGGATCTGGCAGGACGGCTGGAAGGCCGCCGCCCTGCACGCGCCGATCAGTGGCAAGGGCCATTTCGACGCCGACCGCTGGGAGCTCTATCACGTCGACTCCGACCGCGCTGAGGCGCGCAACATCGCCGACCGGTATCCGGAGAAACTGCAGGAACTCATCGACGCGTGGTTCGATGAGGCCGAAACGAACTTCGTTCTCCCCCTTGATGACCGCCCGGCGATCGAACAGATCAGCGACGTCCGGCCGCAGGGCGAACCGCCACGGTCGCGCTACATCTACTTCCCCGACACCTCACCAGTGCCGGAGTCGACTGCGGTCAACATCCGTGGCCGCTCCTACAAGATCCTCGCTGACGTCGAGGTGACTCCGCAGTCGCAGGGCGTGATCTTCGCGCACGGCTCCCGCTTCGGCGGCCACACGCTGTTCATCAAGGACCACAAACTCCACTACGTCTACAACTTCCTCGGTATCAAACCCGAGCAGAGCTTCGTCTCCCCCGAACTCGACACCGGCCAGCTGACGCTGGGCGTGGAGTTCGTCCGCGACGGCGCCGGCGAGCACGGCGAATCGCTGGGGACGGCGAGACTGTATGTCGGACAACAGGTTGTGGCCGAGGGACCGATG